In Armatimonadota bacterium, a single genomic region encodes these proteins:
- a CDS encoding class I SAM-dependent methyltransferase, which translates to MQSAEYARMYELEDTYWWFVARRELALSVLHGAGLSGATLLDVGCGTGAGQSAFAEFGTVYGVDFSQEALEFSGSRGLTLLAKADAEKLPIRTSSVDAVVTLDTIEHVPDDRAALKEIARVLKPGGLLLMNVPAFMFLWGPHDIALMHQRRYTTASARRAVLAAGLEVERATYSVFLLFPMVLASRVLSKLKGGEPSAKLPELPAWFQRYLGWVMRLELSLLKRINLPWGSSVVIVARKPS; encoded by the coding sequence GTGCAAAGCGCAGAATACGCCCGGATGTATGAGCTGGAGGACACCTATTGGTGGTTCGTTGCTCGCCGGGAACTGGCGCTCTCGGTGCTACACGGGGCGGGTTTGTCCGGTGCTACGTTGCTGGACGTCGGTTGCGGAACAGGCGCAGGCCAGTCGGCTTTTGCGGAGTTTGGGACGGTTTATGGCGTTGACTTTAGCCAGGAAGCGCTAGAGTTTTCGGGTTCCCGGGGCCTCACTTTGCTGGCGAAGGCTGACGCGGAAAAGCTCCCAATTCGTACAAGTTCGGTCGATGCTGTTGTAACTTTAGATACCATTGAGCACGTTCCGGATGACCGGGCAGCCCTGAAAGAAATCGCGCGAGTCCTCAAACCTGGGGGACTGCTCCTGATGAACGTCCCCGCGTTCATGTTTCTTTGGGGGCCGCACGATATCGCGCTGATGCATCAGCGGCGGTACACCACCGCCTCGGCTCGCCGAGCGGTTTTGGCGGCCGGACTGGAAGTGGAGCGTGCGACCTACAGCGTCTTCCTGTTGTTTCCGATGGTGCTTGCCTCAAGAGTCCTCAGTAAGCTAAAGGGTGGAGAACCGTCGGCGAAACTCCCCGAGCTTCCGGCATGGTTCCAACGGTACCTCGGTTGGGTGATGCGTCTCGAGCTTTCACTGCTGAAGAGGATCAACCTGCCTTGGGGAAGCTCGGTGGTGATCGTCGCAAGGAAGCCGAGTTGA
- a CDS encoding DUF3052 domain-containing protein translates to MSAVGYSGKAVWEKLGLKPGLRVSVLGQDVEYAPLVGLDFEVLSTLPKDAELVHLFAVERSTLELELDRLWQECTRTVVVWVSWPKKASKVPTDVDEQVIRDVCLPMGWVDVKVCAVSDVWSGLKLVVRKELR, encoded by the coding sequence TTGAGCGCCGTTGGTTACTCTGGCAAGGCGGTTTGGGAAAAGCTCGGACTGAAACCGGGACTCCGGGTTTCGGTTCTGGGTCAGGACGTCGAGTATGCGCCCTTAGTTGGGTTGGACTTTGAAGTTTTGTCCACGTTGCCTAAGGATGCCGAGCTAGTGCATCTCTTTGCCGTCGAGCGATCAACCTTGGAGCTTGAACTGGATCGCCTGTGGCAGGAGTGCACGCGCACGGTGGTTGTATGGGTGAGCTGGCCAAAGAAAGCGTCTAAGGTTCCGACGGACGTCGACGAGCAGGTGATTCGAGATGTTTGCCTGCCGATGGGGTGGGTGGACGTGAAGGTGTGTGCGGTGAGTGACGTGTGGAGCGGGCTGAAGTTGGTGGTTCGAAAAGAGCTTCGGTGA
- a CDS encoding menaquinone biosynthesis protein, which yields MKARFRVGCVPYVNARPLVACFDQPNEFVEVVYDVPSRLPALLDSGEVDAILVSSIEYLRREDLVIAADVGIMSNGPVASVRMLSKVPLEEIRTLALDESSMTSNMLAQIILAEQGVRPSLLTMEPDQTAMLAACDACVLIGDKGLEADGTGLVDIDLGAAWTELTGEQFVWALWLAKRGQSFDYNELRDYLKHANTFSGIVRIHCTLDLASDNVENTTIEDRGPALTWVFSEAASRSGWSFEKVEDYLTHNVRYAGEMHRSLAAFQARLQGHNLLSSSREIGIGPFERILAVAKLYSQV from the coding sequence ATGAAAGCTAGGTTTCGGGTGGGATGCGTTCCTTATGTGAACGCGAGGCCGTTGGTGGCGTGTTTTGACCAGCCGAATGAGTTTGTTGAGGTGGTTTATGACGTGCCGTCTCGGCTTCCGGCGTTGCTGGATTCGGGGGAGGTGGATGCGATTTTGGTGTCCTCCATCGAGTATCTGCGCCGGGAGGACTTGGTGATCGCGGCGGACGTGGGGATTATGAGCAATGGGCCGGTGGCGTCGGTTCGGATGCTGTCGAAGGTTCCTTTGGAGGAGATTCGGACTTTGGCTCTAGATGAAAGCTCGATGACGAGCAATATGCTGGCTCAGATTATTCTGGCGGAGCAGGGGGTTCGACCTTCGTTGCTGACGATGGAGCCGGACCAGACGGCGATGTTGGCAGCTTGTGATGCTTGCGTTTTGATTGGGGATAAGGGGCTGGAGGCCGATGGGACAGGGTTGGTCGACATTGATTTGGGGGCGGCTTGGACGGAGTTGACGGGGGAGCAGTTCGTCTGGGCACTTTGGCTGGCGAAGCGAGGTCAGAGTTTCGACTACAACGAACTTCGTGACTACCTAAAACATGCGAACACTTTTAGCGGCATTGTCCGAATCCATTGCACCCTAGATCTCGCTTCAGACAACGTCGAGAACACCACTATTGAAGACCGTGGACCAGCGCTCACCTGGGTGTTCTCGGAAGCCGCATCTAGATCGGGTTGGTCTTTCGAGAAAGTAGAGGACTATCTCACCCATAACGTACGTTACGCTGGAGAAATGCATCGCAGCCTTGCCGCATTTCAGGCGCGACTACAGGGCCACAACCTCCTGTCGAGCTCAAGAGAAATCGGTATCGGACCGTTTGAGCGAATCTTGGCGGTGGCCAAGCTGTATTCCCAAGTCTAG